A genome region from Anopheles stephensi strain Indian chromosome 2, UCI_ANSTEP_V1.0, whole genome shotgun sequence includes the following:
- the LOC118507574 gene encoding mediator of RNA polymerase II transcription subunit 12 isoform X2, producing the protein MNMRPLKRPRLGPPDVYPQEAKQREDELTSTHVKHGFATEHKLSEEFGTARNYNVSASKVGAYFNAILAKKEELMTLPDSGRKKQQINPKDNFWPVTARNKTTLDTWFKDLAGTKPLSSLAKKAPSFNKKEEIFAMLCENQVTMQRAAWFIKLSSAYTVAVSEAKIKKRQMPDPATEWTGTMIKFMKDLIPKLHEHYHQGPLQEKPSAGSTGSSGGMGGASGGGGVGVGGLGMGAGAGGTNSSTIPPPLSSPAGSMHSPAGGNPVGGSMHGQQQQQQQQQQQQQPISPQEEQRIAQRQWNYSTQLCKYMYEEGLLDKQEFLNWIIDLLEKMKSSPNADDGLLRIYLPLAMQYLHDIVQSERFCRRLAYAVSKKLAQLINQMAESHNINLSSADPDGNGKPASSELAESKQADKQHDKPPKEGPNGSAAPPADSGPPKVNPYEMIFTEYSHCSHHRDVVQQLSSILQVITLECPTALVWCGVGETRSSSVLSGSPLDHLPVAPSALPMPNRYVKSNEDIRRQLFEAEESIKVRSRHAESRWCIDKWQTAAGNASLKILATLDALDGHCFDRMDSNNSLDSLYSKIFPPFQVQQIKPAESTAGAGGSGQGNGASGGVNAPDGKDAATKQFEYNVEQDSSIVKILCEWAVSWQRWGEHRAMVVAWLLDKRQNEVLTALENDSYTNNLNSSDDKDSVLSGSGLNGGQPVFQHILMNFLDHDAPVLEEAGGSQNKSQFTNLVHLFSELIRHDVFSHDAYMCCLISRGDLLTGAGGMLSLDSHGICNAGLGTGPISNKPATSSSPNNGGGMEDDVLQTDFKAKLEDLDDSNVDDDLDKLLQHIKEDQQNSMDAPDSPKDPEHAAPSVTGLGKAESSSRHFLYTEHFPLCQDDPISQHDCNQRYILLYGVGKERDEKKHAVKKMSKEICKLFSKKFSIDVAEGGKVKKHSRSEFNFESTSNKCQAMSYFDQHVVTWQCAVQVQEMLNAFAIGNSNYLPVQEHVAFLFDLMESAFNIYGLIDTCIQILRELPEVELQLIGKSSMALVRSYTTSLSLYVVGVLRRYHCCLLLSQEQTTAIFEGLCRIVKHVSNPSDCSSAERCILAYLYDLYSACSSLKARPQQEPFHNAYPKIKQALYTPLQPTPSAHTYNPQFMIDIITNPRRGGKIESAWARQLNESASNRYSFVCNAVVAVTRDIDNDCLNDIAAMCAELTACCNSLSTEWLGVLIALCGSNRDAGYYVDVLTQVDVQNTNIHNALSVFTSILVARHCFSLENFVAHVALPSLVQACKGRGETTPEIEAGARLSCHLLLRLFKTIECPQPGLYSVSTSPNPITVGNAHNIKLSCDRHLLAAAHKNIGVAPVLAVLKGILVVGDATAHKVSSIFGTGKRSGLNTPVHPGSTPKSMAGSGDLSHILGTSDLSILGNPDESMLDVSQQNSHLNQENATSLSDFAQHVLRQICSQEWVLERCLQHAEELCQHGMLIDNLLTAKQAQRLLHMICYPEHESNLIAELDQKAIIVRILENLEQWSLRISWLDLQLMFKQTNCSSPDLSNWLDMVARAAIDVFRVNEFVLSNPEHVKQEKIKPSTWLVAPLVSKLPSAVQGRILKVSGQVLESTSMFSKHKDGSGGNSGGSNNNSHNHGANSNSSVSSNGSTFGSKKSSQLNHQPFLGLVLTCLKGQDEQKEGLLQSLYSQLSQFLQNRDQSLETIGGIEDPCGFEKMLDALQLRYSLVGGLFDAIMKNATSTTDWAILFAQLISQGVIDLSNNSELFTTTLDMLATLIHSTLVSDSQTERDENKKLYTNLMKKLRKELGDKNGPSIKYVRQLLPLAKQTCEVLTCDSAGSSTDAKGNKIAIDSIEKKNGLRLGDKQRVSVWDLLEGHKNPAPLSWAWFGAVKIERKPLAYEETHRLLKYHTHSLYKPSSYYYEPLPLPPEEVEPLPDKLKDDMKADTPSSDQSPAPSTGSKKSKTTRKRKPKATPAAQVQQSQPQQPIMPAIVPQTAAGPQQLQQMQQQQQQQQQMQQQTLQQQQHLQQQQQQQLHLQQQQAQQQQHLQQQQQLQQLQQQQQLQQQQQQQQNQMMMQQQQQPNIPQQQQSALQQQQQQQLGSQQPQQQQVAMTPQQTLQQMQNNSMGSMQMGGPMSSMNQQHLQQQYGQANPAQLVGQGNIGGMQAGMGGLGTGMGGGMLGQQQQQQQQQQQQPPQQQQQPQQAQQAQQAQQQAQQQQQQQQQQQQQQPQGNPNMGFVGNVNPMAQLAQQQGGNQQQWGGYGSMQQQHQQQQQQQQQQQQQQQPQPQAQQQQQQQQQQQTPQQSQQAAQQQGPQQGPQQGSQQGPQTQQQLQQQQQQQQMFYSSMGQATMNRFDRPQLNNSKQALSNMLRSKLPINAGHPASFMQQQQQQQQQQQQQQQQQQPQRNPQQQFMRGPLRAGMPGNPIVGAQAGMGPMNPAMAGANAGIGATGGGAVMGAQGMNPGGMMGAQQAAQGQQTAGGIMNQNAPAMMSTAGGSLMGQSGGSMIQTSMMNPQQNPTLVGQGMGSGGGIGGGAGGMTGNSGMGGSATGMGGSGSGMVTSGGMVSTGMGSAGIGNAAPMGGGQGGMGGNSGMPNAGGMGNPAMGNPGMGMQNMQQSGSMQGGMFQGQNVPYQNVNQNYPNYGNQGMGQQGGQGGGMMGNFNQMAQQQRNTQAEFLAQQRAAAMAAGRGQYGQHAPNVTMGNMGVNQGAVPPYPRQGGKPGVGGNMAQNQQQFQQQRMRLIMQQHSGMGQGGNAQGMMQNQGQGMSTQQTPNLVAQLQRQMPNQSNMMGQQYPHQPPQY; encoded by the exons ATGAATATGCGACCGTTGAAACGGCCCCGTCTGGGGCCGCCGGACGTTTACCCGCAGGAAGCCAAGCAACGCGAAGATGAGTTAACGTCCACGCACGTTAAACATGGTTTCGCGACCGAACACAAACTGTCCGAGGAGTTTGGCACCGCGCGCAATTACAACGTTTCGGCAAGCAAGGTCGGTGCGTACTTTAACGCGATCCTGGCGAAGAAGGAGGAACTGATGACGCTCCCGGACTCGGGTCGGAAGAAGCAGCAAATCAACCCGAAGGACAACTTTTGGCCGGTGACGGCGCGCAACAAAACGACGCTCGATACGTGGTTCAAGGATCTGGCCGGAACGAAACCGTTGAGCAGCTTGGCAAAGAAAGCTCCATCTTTCAACAAGAAGGAGGAAATATTTGCCATGCTGTGCGAAAACCAGGTCACGATGCAGCGGGCAGCTTGGTTTATTAAGCTCAGCTCGGCGTACACGGTGGCCGTCTCGGAGGCAAAGATAAAGAAGCGCCAGATGCCCGATCCGGCCACCGAGTGGACGGGCACGATGATAAAGTTCATGAAGGATCTTATACCGAAGCTGCACGAACACTATCACCAGGGTCCACTGCAGGAGAAACCGTCCGCCGGCAGTACGGGAAGTTCGGGCGGAATGGGCGGTGCcagcggtggtggcggcgtcGGCGTCGGCGGCCTTGGAATGGGTGCGGGGGCTGGAGGAACCAATTCTTCAACCATTCCGCCTCCATTATCCAGCCCGGCGGGCAGTATGCATAGTCCGGCCGGTGGCAACCCGGTCGGAGGATCAATGCacggccagcagcaacagcagcagcagcagcagcagcagcaacaaccgatTTCCCCACAGGAAGAGCAAAGGATAGCGCAGCGACAGTGGAACTACAGCACGCAGCTGTGCAAGTACATGTACGAGGAAGGATTGCTGGACAAGCAAGAGTTCCTAAACTGGATTATCGATTTGCTGGAAAAGATGAAGTCTTCCCCGAACGCGGACGATGGTTTGCTGAGAATTTATCTTCCGCTGGCCATGCAGTACCTGCACGATATCGTCCAATCGGAGCGCTTCTGTCGCCGGTTAGCGTACGCCGTGTCGAAAAAGTTGGCCCAACTCATAAATCAGATGGCCGAGAGCCATAACATCAATTTGAGCTCGGCCGATCCGGATGGGAACGGAAAGCCGGCGTCCAGCGAGCTGGCCGAGAGCAAACAGGCCGACAAGCAGCATGACAAACCACCCAAGGAAGGGCCGAACGGATCGGCAGCTCCGCCTGCCGACTCGGGCCCTCCGAAGGTGAATCCGTATGAGATGATTTTCACCGAGTATTCGCACTGCTCCCATCACCGTGATGTGGTGCAGCAGCTGTCGTCCATTCTGCAGGTTATAACGCTCGAATGTCCGACTGCCCTGGTGTGGTGCGGGGTTGGTGAAACCCGCTCATCGTCTGTGCTTTCCGGAAGTCCACTGGATCATCTACCGGTAGCACCATCCGCGCTGCCGATGCCAAACCGATACGTAAAGTCGAACGAAGATATTCGCCGGCAGCTGTTCGAGGCGGAGGAAAGCATTAAAGTGCGTTCGCGACATGCCGAATCGCGCTGGTGCATCGACAAGTGGCAAACGGCTGCCGGCAATGCTAGCCTCAAGATACTGGCCACGCTGGATGCGCTCGATGGACACTGTTTCGATCGGATGGATTCGAACAACTCGCTCGACTCGCTGTACTCGAAGATATTCCCTCCGTTTCAGGTGCAACAGATTAAACCGGCCGAAAGCACGGCAGGAGCGGGTGGCAGTGGGCAGGGCAACGGTGCGTCTGGAGGTGTTAATGCCCCTGATGGGAAAGATGCGGCCACGAAGCAGTTTGAATAT AACGTTGAACAAGATTCATCGATTGTGAAGATTCTTTGCGAGTGGGCCGTTTCGTGGCAGCGCTGGGGAGAACACCGGGCGATGGTAGTGGCCTGGCTGCTCGACAAACGGCAGAACGAAGTGCTGACCGCGCTGGAAAACGATAGCTACACCAACAATCTGAACAGCTCGGACGACAAAGACTCGGTGCTGTCGGGCAGCGGTTTGAACGGTGGCCAGCCCGTCTTTCAGCACATACTGATGAACTTCCTCGACCATGACGCACCGGTCCTGGAGGAAGCGGGCGGCTCGCAGAACAAATCTCAGTTTACAAATCTCGTGCACCTGTTTAGCGAGCTTATCCGACACGACGTGTTCTCGCACGATGCGTACATGTGTTGCTTGATATCGCGTGGCGATCTGCTGACCGGGGCCGGCGGTATGTTGTCACTCGATAGCCACGGGATCTGTAACGCGGGCCTCGGTACCGGGCCAATTTCGAACAAACCGGCCACCAGCTCCTCGCCCAACAATGGTGGCGGAATGGAGGACGATGTGTTGCAGACGGATTTTAAGGCGAAGCTGGAAGATTTGGACGATTCGAACGTGGATGACGATCTGGACAAGCTGTTGCAGCACATTAAGGAGGACCAGCAAAACTCGATGGATGCACCGGACAGTCCGAAGGATCCGGAACATGCCGCTCCCTCTGT CACTGGCTTAGGTAAAGCGGAGTCGTCCAGCCGCCACTTCCTGTACACGGAGCACTTCCCGCTCTGCCAGGACGATCCCATTTCCCAGCACGATTGCAACCAGCGCTACATCCTGCTGTACGGCGTGGGCAAAGAGCGGGACGAGAAGAAGCACGCGGTTAAGAAGATGTCGAAGGAAATCTGCAAACTGTTCTCGAAAAAGTTCAGCATCGATGTGGCCGAGGGTGGCAAGGTGAAGAAGCATTCGCGCAGCGAGTTTAACTTCGAGTCGACCTCGAACAAGTGTCAGGCAATGTCGTACTTTGACCAGCACGTCGTCACCTGGCAGTGTGCGGTGCAGGTGCAGGAGATGCTGAATGCGTTCGCCATCGGCAACAGCAACTATCTTCCGGTGCAGGAGCACGTGGCGTTCCTGTTCGATCTGATGGAGTCGGCGTTCAACATTTACGGGCTGATCGATACGTGCATTCAGATTTTGCGCGAGCTGCCCGAGGTGGAGTTGCAGCTGATTGGCAAAAGCTCGATGGCGCTGGTGCGCAGCTACACGACCTCGCTCAGCCTGTACGTGGTGGGCGTGCTGCGACGGTACCACTGCTGCCTGTTGCTGTCCCAGGAGCAGACGACCGCGATCTTCGAAGGGCTGTGTCGAATTGTGAAGCACGTGAGCAATCCGAGCGATTGCAGTTCGGCCGAGCGCTGCATTCTGGCTTATCTGTACGATCTGTATTCGGCCTGTTCGTCGCTGAAAGCGCGCCCCCAGCAGGAACCATTCCACAATGCGTATCCGAAGATTAAGCAAGCACTGTACACGCCGCTACAGCCGACTCCCTCCGCGCACACGTACAATCCGCAGTTTATGATCGACATCATCACCAATCCGCGGCGCGGTGGCAAGATCGAAAGCGCCTGGGCCAGACAGCTGAACGAGTCCGCCTCGAACCGGTACAGCTTTGTGTGTAACGCCGTGGTAGCGGTTACGCGCGACATCGACAACGACTGTCTGAACGACATCGCGGCGATGTGTGCGGAGCTGACGGCGTGCTGCAACTCGCTCAGCACCGAATGGCTCGGCGTGCTGATTGCGCTGTGCGGCTCGAACCGTGATGCCGGCTACTACGTGGACGTTCTGACGCAGGTGGACGTGCAGAACACGAACATCCACAATGCGCTGTCCGTGTTCACGAGCATCCTGGTGGCGCGCCACTGCTTTTCGCTCGAGAACTTTGTTGCGCACGTGGCCCTCCCGTCACTGGTACAGGCCTGCAAGGGGCGGGGCGAAACGACGCCGGAAATTGAAGCCGGCGCCCGACTGTCCTGCCATCTGTTGCTGCGCCTGTTCAAAACCATCGAATGCCCACAGCCGGGGCTGTACTCCGTCAGCACCTCGCCCAACCCGATCACGGTCGGTAACGCGCACAACATCAAGCTGAGCTGCGATCGACACCTGCTAGCGGCGGCACACAAAAACATTGGCGTGGCGCCGGTGCTGGCCGTGCTGAAGGGTATTCTCGTGGTGGGCGATGCGACCGCCCACAAGGTGTCGTCGATATTCGGCACCGGGAAGCGCAGCGGGCTCAACACGCCGGTGCACCCGGGCAGCACGCCGAAGAGTATGGCCGGGTCGGGCGATCTGAGCCACATACTGGGCACGAGCGACCTTTCCATACTGGGGAATCCGGACGAATCGATGCTGGACGTGTC GCAACAGAACTCACATCTTAATCAGGAGAACGCGACAAGTCTGTCGGATTTCGCGCAGCATGTGCTCCGTCAGATATGCTCCCAG GAATGGGTCCTGGAACGCTGCCTACAGCACGCGGAAGAACTGTGCCAGCACGGTATGCTGATCGATAATCTGCTGACCGCCAAGCAGGCGCAACGTTTGCTCCACATGATCTGCTACCCGGAGCACGAATCCAATCTGATCGCCGAACTAGACCAGAAGGCGATCATTGTGCGCATACTGGAAAATCTGGAACAGTGGTCGTTGCGCATATCCTGGCTGGATTTGCAGCTCATGTTCAAGCAGACGAACTGCAGCTCGCCGGATCTGTCCAACTGGTTGGATATGGTGGCGAGGGCCGCTATCGACGTGTTTCGCGTCAACGAGTTCGTGCTGAGCAATCCGGAGCACGTGAAGCAGGAGAAGATCAAACCGTCCACCTGGCTGGTGGCACCGTTGGTTTCGAAGCTGCCGAGTGCGGTGCAGGGACGCATTCTGAAAGTATCGGGCCAGGTGCTGGAGAGCACGAGCATGTTTAGCAAGCACAAGGATGGCAGTGGGGGTAACAGTGgtggcagcaacaacaacagccacaaCCACGGAGCGAACAGTAACAGCTCGGTCAGCTCGAACGGTAGCACGTTTGGGAGCAAAAAGTCTTCGCAGCTGAATCATCAACCGTTCCTGGGGTTGGTGCTGACCTGCCTCAAGGGGCAGGACGAGCAGAAGGAGGGTTTGCTGCAATCGCTCTACTCGCAGCTATCGCAATTCTTGCAGAATCGGGATCAAAGT CTGGAAACCATTGGAGGCATTGAAGATCCTTGCGGGTTTGAAAAGATGCTTGATGCGCTGCAACTGCGCTACTCGCTTGTTGGAGGACTGTTCGATGCAATCATGAAAAATGCCACCTCTACCACCGACTGGGCGATACTGTTTGCGCAACTCATCAGCCAGGGTGTGATTGATTTGAGCAACAATTC GGAATTGTTTACTACCACGCTCGACATGTTGGCCACACTGATCCATTCAACGCTCGTGAGTGACAGTCAGACGGAGCGCGACGAGAACAAGAAGCTGTACACGAATCTCATGAAAAAACTGCGCAAGGAGCTTGGCGACAAGAACGGTCCCTCGATCAAATACGTCCGACAGCTGTTGCCACTGGCGAAGCAAACGTGCGAGGTACTGACGTGCGATTCGGCCGGTTCGTCCACCGATGCCAAGGGTAATAAAATTGCAATTGACAGCATCGAAAAGAAGAAC GGTCTTCGGCTAGGCGATAAGCAGCGTGTGAGCGTGTGGGATCTGTTGGAAGGTCACAAGAATCCCGCACCCCTGTCCTGGGCGTGGTTTGGAGCGGTGAAAATCGAGCGCAAGCCTTTAGCGTACGAAGAAACGCATCGGCTGCTAAAGTATCACACGCACAGCCTGTACAAACCGAGCAGCTACTACTACGAACCGCTGCCCTTGCCGCCCGAGGAAGTAGAACCGCTGCCCGATAAGCTTAAGGATGACATGAAAGCCGACACGCCTTCATCGGACCAATCGCCGGCGCCAAGTACCGGCTCGAAGAAGAGCAAAACGACGCGCAAAAGAAAACCGAAGGCTACGCCCGCCGCACAAGTGCAGCAAAGCCAACCGCAACAGCCGATTATGCCAGCGATCGTACCGCAAACGGCTGCCGGACCTCAGCAACTGCAGCaaatgcaacagcagcagcaacagcagcaacagatgcaacaacaaacgctgcaacagcagcaacacctacaacaacagcaacagcaacagttacacctgcagcagcaacaggcacaacagcagcagcacctgcagcaacagcaacagctgcaacagctacagcaacagcagcagctgcagcaacagcagcagcagcagcaaaatcagatgatgatgcagcaacagcagcaaccgaacattccccagcaacagcaatcaGCGctccaacagcaacagcagcagcagctcggctcgcagcaaccacagcaacagcaggttGCCATGACACCGCAGCAAACGCTGCAGCAAATGCAAAACAACAGCATGGGATCCATGCAAATGGGAGGACCGATGAGCTCGATGAACCAACAGCATCTGCAGCAACAGTACGGCCAAGCCAACCCGGCCCAACTGGTCGGGCAGGGAAACATCGGAGGAATGCAGGCGGGCATGGGTGGACTCGGCACCGGAATGGGTGGTGGCATGTTgggccaacagcaacagcagcagcagcagcagcagcaacaacctccccagcaacagcagcaaccacagcaAGCTCAACAAGCACAGCAAGCACAGCAGCaagctcagcagcagcagcagcagcaacagcaacaacagcagcagcaacctcaAGGCAATCCAAATATGGGCTTCGTGGGCAACGTAAACCCTATGGCGCAGTTGGCTCAACAGCAAGGCGGcaatcagcagcagtgggGTGGTTACGGTTccatgcagcaacagcaccaacagcagcagcagcagcagcaacagcaacaacagcaacaacagcctCAACCAcaagcacaacagcagcagcagcagcagcaacaacagcaaacgcCACAGCAATCTCAGCAGGCAGCGCAACAGCAAGGCCCACAGCAAGGCCCCCAGCAAGGATCACAACAAGGTCCTCagacacagcagcagctgcagcagcaacagcagcagcaacaaatgtTCTACTCCAGCATGGGTCAAGCAACGA TGAATCGCTTCGATCGGCCACAGTTGAACAACTCCAAGCAAGCACTCTCGAACATGCTGCGCTCGAAGCTGCCCATCAATGCTGGCCACCCGGCCAGTTtcatgcagcaacagcagcagcagcagcagcagcagcaacagcaacagcaacagcagcagccgcaacgCAATCCTCAGCAACAGTTTATGCGTGGTCCACTGCGGGCCGGTATGCCGGGCAATCCGATTGTCGGTGCACAGGCGGGCATGGGTCCGATGAATCCGGCCATGGCTGGTGCAAATGCCGGCATTGGGGCAACCGGGGGTGGTGCGGTAATGGGGGCGCAGGGTATGAATCCTGGTGGCATGATGGGAGCTCAGCAGGCTGCCCAGGGCCAGCAGACGGCCGGTGGTATCATGAATCAGAATGCTCCGGCCATGATGAGCACTGCCGGGGGCTCGCTTATGGGCCAATCCGGTGGCAGTATGATACAGACGAGCATGATGAACCCGCAGCAAAACCCAACGCTCGTGGGGCAGGGCATGGGCAGCGGCGGTGGCATTGGCGGAGGAGCGGGCGGAATGACCGGCAATAGTGGCATGGGCGGAAGTGCGACCGGAATGGGCGGGAGTGGCAGTGGAATGGTAACGTCGGGCGGAATGGTCAGTACCGGCATGGGTAGCGCCGGAATCGGCAATGCCGCACCGATGGGTGGCGGACAGGGTGGTATGGGCGGAAACAGTGGAATGCCGAATGCGGGCGGTATGGGAAATCCGGCCATGGGCAACCCTGGCATGGGCATGCAGAATATGCAGCAATCGGGCAGTATGCAGGGAGGCATGTTCCAGGGACAAAACGTACCGTACCAGAATGTCAACCAGAACTATCCCAACTACGGCAATCAGGGCATGGGACAGCAGGGTGGGCAGGGTGGCGGTATGATGGGAAATTTCAATCAGATGGCCCAGCAACAGCGCAACACGCAGGCCGAGTTCCTGGCGCAACAGCGTGCAGCGGCAATGGCGGCCGGCCGGGGTCAGTACGGGCAGCACGCACCGAACGTAACGATGGGCAACATGGGCGTGAATCAGGGGGCCGTTCCACCGTACCCTCGGCAAGGTGGCAAACCGGGTGTAGGAGGTAATATGGCTCAAAACCAGCAACAGTTCCAGCAGCAACGGATGCGCTTGATAATGCAGCAACATTCAG GTATGGGACAGGGCGGTAATGCGCAAGGTATGATGCAGAATCAAGGGCAGGGTATGAGCACGCAGCAAACGCCCAATCTGGTGGCTCAGCTGCAGCGCCAGATGCCCAACCAGAGCAACATGATGGGCCAGCAATATCCTCATCAGCCTCCGCAGTATTAA